A genomic region of Echeneis naucrates chromosome 24, fEcheNa1.1, whole genome shotgun sequence contains the following coding sequences:
- the LOC115038094 gene encoding E3 ubiquitin-protein ligase pellino homolog 2, which produces MNSPKKDGDDDVPVKDPVKYGELVILGYNGCLPSGDRGRRKSRFALYRRAKANGVKPSAVHILNTPQDSKAVHSRGQHSISFTLSRNQTVVVEYCHDNNTDMFQIGRSTESPIDFVVTDTSGGGKEGEDPSIAPSTISRFACRVVCERNPPYTARIYAAGFDSSKNIFLGEKATKWKNPDGHMDGLTTNGVLVMHPEGFPEEPKQGLWREISVCGDVYALRETRSGPSRGKLAEGESSALRDGSLVDLCGATLLWRTGEGLMRAPTLRHLEALRQELNASRPQCPVGLSTLAFPSLPRSHSLEERQPWVYLTCGHVHGRHDWGQRSEGEEEPGEGEGSTARRECPLCRSVGPYVPLWLGCEPAVYVDAGAPTHAFVPCGHVCSEKTARYWAETPLPHGTHAFRPVCPFCSTALSSPGWTRLIFQGPID; this is translated from the exons ATGAATTCACCGAAAAAAGACGGAGATGATGATGTGCCCGTTAAAGACCCGGTGAAATACGGCGAACTGGTCATTTTGGG ATATAATGGCTGTCTTCCAAGTGGTGACCGGGGGCGCAGAAAGAGCCGCTTTGCTCTGTACCGAAGGGCCAAAGCCAATGGTGTCAAGCCCAGTGCCGTGCATATTCTCAACACACCACAGGACAGCAAG gCCGTacacagcagggggcagcacagcatttctttcactttgtccCGCAACCAGACAGTGGTGGTGGAGTACTGCCATGACAACAACACCGACATGTTTCAG ATTGGACGCTCCACAGAAAGTCCCATTGACTTTGTGGTGACAGACACTtctggaggaggaaaggagggggaggacCCATCCATTGCTCCGAGCACCATCTCACGATTTGCATGCAGAGTGGTGTGTGAACGTAACCCACCCTATACTGCACGCATTTATGCTGCAGGCTTTGACTCTTCCAAAAATATCTTCTTAGGG gaaaaagcaaCCAAATGGAAAAACCCTGATGGGCACATGGACGGTCTGACAACCAATGGAGTGCTGGTGATGCACCCAGAGGGGTTTCCAGAGGAGCCCAAGCAGGGTCTGTGGAGGGAGATCTCTGTCTGTGGTGATGTTTATGCCCTGCGGGAGACACGCTCTGGACCTAGTCGGGGGAAACTG gcagagggagagagcagtGCGCTACGAGATGGTTCCCTGGTAGACCTGTGTGGCGCCACCCTATTGTGGCGCACAGGGGAGGGGCTCATGCGTGCTCCCACCCTTCGTCACCTGGAGGCGCTTCGACAGGAGCTAAATGCATCCAGGCCACAGTGTCCTGTTGGTCTCAGCACGCTGGCCTTCCCCAGTCTGCCACGCAGCCACAG CCTTGAAGAACGTCAGCCCTGGGTCTACCTCACTTGCGGCCATGTCCATGGGCGCCATGACTGGGGCCAGAGATCGGAGGGAGAAGAGGAACCAGGTGAGGGTGAGGGCTCCACAGCCCGCCGTGAATGTCCCCTGTGCAGGAGCGTGGGTCCCTACGTGCCCCTGTGGCTGGGCTGTGAACCTGCTGTGTACGTGGATGCCGGCGCCCCTACACACGCTTTTGTGCCGTGTGGTCATGTCTGCTCAGAGAAAACAGCCAGGTACTGGGCTGAGACCCCACTACCCCACGGGACTCACGCTTTCAGGCCTGTCTGCCCATTCTGCTCCACTGCCCTTAGCTCCCCCGGCTGGACTCGGCTCATCTTCCAGGGACCCATTGACTAG